A window from Purpureocillium takamizusanense chromosome 3, complete sequence encodes these proteins:
- a CDS encoding uncharacterized protein (COG:S~EggNog:ENOG503Q3J6) produces the protein MADLEHFDLLPLHMDPQSKAISSARPSRTLDAELEQLNTLHRALLSLDHPATVPPAPIPVNPKRSGNISKLRDNGNAEYRKQKYPEAVRLYTLGIQMALTRPMWEPAALVREEVSGLLANRAQAHMAMQNWPEGAVDAEASVEARRVGNAKGWWRRGRCLVEMGRLDEAREWVKSGLEVEGEEAELVGLLKEIDGLIERKKRSL, from the coding sequence ATGGCGGACCTCGAGCACTTCgacctcctcccccttcaTATGGATCCGCAGTCCAAGGCCATCTCGTCGGcacggccgtcgcgcacCCTCGACGCGGAACTCGAACAGCTCAACACGCTGCACCGAGCGTTGCTGTCGCTCGACCACCCGGCGACGGTGCCCCCGGCGCCCATCCCCGTCAACCCCAAGCGCAGCGGCAACATCAGCAAGCTGCGGGACAACGGCAACGCCGAGTATCGCAAGCAAAAGTACCCCGAGGCGGTGCGCCTGTACACCCTGGGCATTCAAATGGCGCTGACGCGGCCCATGTGGgagcccgcggcgctggtgcgcgAGGAGGTGTCGGGCCTGCTGGCCAACCGCGCGCAGGCGCACATGGCGATGCAGAACTggcccgagggcgccgtcgacgccgaggccagcgtcgaggcccgccgcGTGGGCAACGCCAAgggctggtggaggaggggtcgctgcctcgtcgagatgggcaggctggacgaggcgagggagTGGGTGAAGAgtggcctcgaggtcgagggcgaggaggctgAGCTTGTCGGCCTGCTCAAGGAGATTGACGGACTGATTGAGAGGAAGAAGCGATCGCTATGA